From the Halalkalicoccus sp. CGA53 genome, one window contains:
- a CDS encoding TIGR00296 family protein, with the protein MSEAQGVTLSFEDGARAVELAREAIEGYVLHGQREQPGSMREAFYQRTGALVRIESTRGPGALRGCSGQYHSSDQLGHVIVDAAITAASDDSCGSEVRGAELDNVVVSTCIVRNVVLTDDPLADLELGRHGVAVDAGGTGGWLYPTIPVENGWSKEEYLTRTCRKARLSPLAWQDEDTVVTLFEGEVFRERSPRGPVEHLG; encoded by the coding sequence ATGTCCGAGGCACAGGGTGTCACCCTCTCGTTCGAGGACGGCGCGCGGGCCGTCGAACTGGCGCGGGAGGCCATCGAAGGCTACGTTCTCCACGGCCAGCGCGAACAGCCCGGGAGCATGCGCGAGGCGTTCTACCAGCGAACCGGTGCGCTCGTCCGGATCGAGTCGACCCGCGGACCGGGGGCGCTCCGCGGCTGTTCCGGGCAGTACCACAGCTCGGATCAGCTGGGTCACGTCATCGTCGACGCGGCGATCACCGCCGCGAGCGACGACTCCTGCGGGTCGGAGGTACGCGGCGCCGAACTCGACAACGTCGTCGTCTCCACCTGCATCGTCCGGAACGTGGTCCTCACCGACGACCCGCTGGCCGACCTCGAACTCGGCCGCCACGGCGTCGCCGTCGACGCCGGTGGAACGGGCGGCTGGCTCTACCCCACCATCCCGGTCGAGAACGGCTGGTCGAAAGAGGAGTACCTCACCCGGACCTGCCGGAAGGCACGGCTCTCGCCGCTCGCCTGGCAGGACGAGGACACCGTCGTCACGCTCTTCGAGGGCGAGGTCTTCCGCGAGCGGAGCCCCCGCGGTCCCGTCGAACACCTCGGCTAG
- a CDS encoding nicotinate phosphoribosyltransferase yields the protein MDQPFDTVPDEAILDGRATDAYFLRTETTLEHAGKNPHVVAEVTADQFPTGEFEVLCGLPDVTALFADRDLDVDAIPEGTLFDGGPVLRIEGRYLEFARFETSLLGFLSQASAFATGALSVRRAAPDATVLSFGARHVHPALAAVVERSALIAGLDGISHVAAGELLGHEASGTMPHALVLCFGRGEQEAAWLAFDEAVGESVPRIALCDTFTDEADETLRAAEALGDRLSGVRIDTTGSRRGDFRHILREVRWELDSRGFEHVELFASGGITPETMREIRDVVDGFGIGSAITDAPPVDFALDIVEIAGEAISKRGKLSGVKEVYRTADGGHHVGLRGRDGPEDGEALFEPLLRDGEVVRETDWEGARARLREDCSAVY from the coding sequence ATGGACCAGCCGTTCGACACCGTCCCCGACGAGGCGATCCTCGACGGGCGGGCGACGGACGCGTACTTCCTCCGGACCGAGACGACCCTCGAACACGCGGGGAAGAACCCGCACGTCGTCGCGGAGGTGACCGCCGACCAGTTTCCAACGGGTGAGTTCGAGGTGCTCTGTGGCCTGCCGGACGTCACGGCGCTGTTCGCAGACCGCGACCTCGACGTGGACGCCATCCCCGAAGGAACGCTCTTCGACGGGGGGCCGGTGCTCCGGATCGAGGGCCGCTACCTCGAGTTCGCCCGGTTCGAGACCTCGCTGCTCGGCTTCCTCTCGCAGGCGAGCGCCTTCGCCACGGGCGCGCTCTCGGTCCGTCGGGCGGCCCCCGACGCCACCGTCCTGAGCTTCGGCGCGCGTCACGTCCACCCGGCGCTCGCGGCGGTCGTCGAGCGGTCGGCGCTGATCGCCGGACTCGACGGCATTTCGCACGTCGCGGCGGGCGAACTGCTCGGTCACGAGGCGTCCGGGACGATGCCACACGCGCTCGTGCTCTGTTTCGGCCGGGGTGAACAGGAGGCGGCCTGGCTCGCCTTCGACGAGGCGGTCGGGGAGTCGGTACCGAGGATCGCGCTCTGTGATACGTTCACCGACGAGGCCGACGAGACGCTGCGTGCGGCGGAGGCGCTCGGCGACCGGCTCTCGGGGGTGCGAATCGACACGACCGGGTCGCGTCGTGGCGACTTCAGACACATCCTCCGCGAGGTTAGGTGGGAACTCGACTCGCGTGGCTTCGAGCACGTCGAGCTGTTCGCGAGCGGCGGCATCACTCCCGAGACGATGCGGGAGATCAGGGACGTCGTCGACGGATTCGGGATCGGCTCGGCGATCACGGACGCCCCACCGGTCGACTTCGCGCTCGACATCGTGGAGATAGCGGGGGAGGCGATCTCGAAACGCGGGAAGCTCTCGGGCGTGAAGGAGGTCTATCGTACCGCCGACGGCGGGCACCACGTGGGGCTCAGGGGGAGGGACGGTCCGGAGGACGGGGAGGCGCTGTTCGAGCCGCTGCTCCGCGACGGGGAGGTCGTTCGAGAGACGGACTGGGAGGGCGCACGCGCCCGGCTACGCGAGGACTGTTCGGCGGTGTACTAG
- the cobT gene encoding nicotinate mononucleotide-dependent phosphoribosyltransferase CobT, producing MRFVLVAGATETAGIAGISAAGATREAMVHTPSADAEILVYGTPVSSSLVPVSPTGCPTPAAITRAVRESVDFPVTVLDAGLARPTAAPTVVLAGQPGGDVRDPLPVPNAAEVFETARTLGEGLPDDRIVIGETIPGGTTTALGALTALGEREVVSSSLAENPLSLKREVVEDGLTASDLERGECADDPIRAVERMGDPVLAGVAGLAVGALDSGTGVTLGGGTQMVAAAALVRHAGIESSLSLATTSFVATDVDLDPVVESLDLLLSVTDPEFATANHESMARYVAGEAKEGVGMGGALAEYADSGDAVPELHDRIVAVYDRLLR from the coding sequence ATGCGATTCGTGCTCGTCGCGGGGGCGACCGAAACCGCGGGGATAGCGGGGATCAGCGCCGCGGGAGCCACCCGAGAGGCGATGGTCCACACCCCGAGCGCCGACGCCGAGATCCTCGTCTACGGCACGCCGGTCTCCTCGTCGCTCGTTCCGGTGAGCCCGACCGGCTGTCCCACCCCGGCGGCGATCACCCGCGCGGTCCGGGAGTCGGTCGACTTCCCCGTCACCGTCCTCGACGCCGGTCTCGCCCGACCGACCGCGGCCCCCACCGTCGTGCTCGCCGGCCAGCCGGGCGGCGACGTCCGCGATCCCCTCCCCGTGCCGAACGCGGCCGAGGTGTTCGAGACCGCCCGGACGCTCGGCGAGGGGCTCCCGGACGATCGGATCGTGATCGGCGAGACGATTCCGGGTGGGACGACGACCGCTCTGGGGGCCCTCACGGCGCTCGGCGAGCGCGAGGTCGTCTCCTCCTCGCTCGCCGAGAACCCGCTCTCGCTGAAACGCGAGGTCGTCGAGGATGGACTGACTGCGAGCGACCTCGAACGTGGCGAGTGCGCGGATGATCCGATCCGTGCGGTCGAACGGATGGGCGATCCCGTCCTGGCGGGGGTCGCCGGGCTCGCCGTCGGTGCGCTCGACTCCGGCACCGGGGTGACGCTCGGTGGCGGCACACAGATGGTCGCCGCAGCGGCGCTCGTCCGCCACGCCGGGATCGAGTCCTCGCTGTCGCTCGCGACCACCTCGTTCGTCGCGACGGACGTTGACCTCGATCCGGTGGTCGAGAGCCTCGACCTCTTGCTGTCGGTCACGGACCCCGAGTTCGCCACAGCGAACCACGAGTCGATGGCGCGCTACGTCGCGGGCGAGGCGAAAGAGGGCGTCGGGATGGGCGGCGCGCTCGCCGAGTACGCCGACTCCGGGGACGCGGTCCCCGAACTTCACGACCGGATCGTCGCGGTCTACGATCGGCTCCTCCGGTGA
- a CDS encoding saccharopine dehydrogenase family protein gives MSTLIYGATGYTGELIAREMTDRGRRPTIAGRDREGVTKIATELDCPSEVVSLDEPIRLRDALAVHDVVLHCAGPFVHTAEAMVEACLDAGTHYLDVTGEIPVFERLADRDEVARDAGVTLLPGVGFDVVPTDCLARSLADRCAEPRELRLAVDTSGRLSRGTLRTAIEGLGTGALVRRDGRLVNVPIGWGTRRVSFDGDERIVTTVPLGDLSTAYRSTGIETIETAVTIPNWARLGLSIARHAEALLSSEPVRSGARRLIEAFPEGPSEDERERESTRIHGEVVEGERSVSGLLSAPELYSTTVRTAIAAVEGTLDGVEPGFLTPATAFGPEFVDGIERIEWVREPEETI, from the coding sequence GTGTCGACCCTGATCTACGGCGCGACCGGCTACACGGGAGAGCTGATCGCTCGCGAGATGACGGACCGCGGTCGTCGGCCCACGATCGCCGGTCGGGACCGCGAGGGAGTGACGAAGATCGCTACGGAGCTCGACTGTCCCTCCGAGGTCGTCTCGCTCGACGAGCCGATACGGCTCCGGGACGCGCTCGCCGTTCACGACGTCGTCCTCCACTGCGCCGGGCCGTTCGTCCACACCGCCGAGGCGATGGTCGAGGCGTGTCTCGACGCCGGGACCCACTACCTCGACGTAACGGGGGAGATACCGGTCTTCGAGCGCCTCGCCGACCGCGACGAGGTCGCTCGTGACGCGGGCGTAACGCTGCTTCCGGGCGTCGGCTTCGACGTCGTTCCGACCGACTGTCTCGCCCGCTCGCTCGCCGATCGGTGTGCGGAGCCACGCGAACTCCGGCTTGCGGTCGACACCTCCGGACGGCTCTCGCGCGGGACGCTCCGTACGGCGATCGAGGGCCTCGGGACCGGAGCGCTCGTCAGGCGCGACGGACGGCTGGTCAACGTCCCGATCGGCTGGGGGACGCGTCGGGTGTCCTTCGACGGTGACGAGCGGATCGTGACGACCGTCCCGCTCGGCGACCTCTCGACGGCGTATCGCAGTACGGGGATCGAGACCATCGAAACCGCGGTGACGATCCCGAACTGGGCGCGACTCGGGCTCTCGATCGCGCGCCACGCGGAGGCGCTTCTGTCCTCGGAACCGGTCCGCAGCGGTGCTCGCCGACTGATCGAGGCGTTCCCCGAGGGACCGAGCGAAGACGAACGCGAGCGCGAATCGACGCGGATCCACGGCGAGGTCGTCGAGGGGGAGCGAAGCGTCTCCGGCCTCCTCTCGGCGCCGGAGCTGTACTCGACGACCGTCCGGACGGCGATCGCTGCCGTCGAGGGGACACTCGACGGGGTGGAGCCGGGGTTTCTGACGCCAGCGACGGCGTTCGGACCCGAGTTCGTGGACGGGATCGAGCGAATCGAGTGGGTGAGAGAGCCGGAGGAGACAATATGA
- a CDS encoding DUF502 domain-containing protein, with the protein MESWTRDVASGLVVLVPLLVTLYAVFWLFSVIASLPLVGVIEPPLLRVAVTITLFLLAIVLVGAGTRTAGGALASAELDAWMNRIPIVRVVYNASKLAVETAVTENAQPKEPVRVETWNGLRMTAFSTGKTTEDGRLICFLPTAPNITSGYVIEVDPADVHPTGEGVETALTRVISAGFGEQNDRSVDIPVTDGEAGRRRDANSHPAGTAED; encoded by the coding sequence ATGGAGTCGTGGACGCGGGACGTGGCGAGCGGGCTCGTCGTGCTCGTTCCGCTACTGGTGACGTTGTACGCGGTGTTCTGGCTGTTCTCGGTCATCGCGAGCCTCCCGCTCGTCGGGGTGATCGAGCCGCCGCTCCTCCGCGTCGCCGTCACGATCACGCTCTTCCTCCTCGCCATCGTCCTAGTGGGTGCCGGGACGCGAACGGCCGGTGGCGCGCTCGCGAGCGCCGAACTCGACGCGTGGATGAACCGCATCCCGATCGTCCGCGTCGTCTACAACGCCTCGAAGCTCGCGGTCGAGACCGCGGTCACCGAGAACGCCCAGCCGAAGGAGCCGGTCCGCGTCGAGACGTGGAACGGCCTGCGGATGACGGCGTTCTCGACGGGGAAGACGACCGAGGACGGCCGGCTGATCTGCTTCCTCCCGACCGCGCCGAACATAACCAGCGGCTACGTGATCGAGGTCGACCCGGCCGACGTCCACCCGACCGGCGAGGGCGTCGAGACCGCGCTCACCCGGGTGATCAGCGCCGGCTTCGGCGAGCAGAACGACCGCTCGGTCGACATCCCGGTGACCGACGGGGAGGCCGGTCGGCGCCGCGACGCCAATTCCCACCCGGCAGGAACGGCCGAAGACTGA
- a CDS encoding fumarylacetoacetate hydrolase family protein: MTFLARSAEGRPLLGDTEGFVPLSAADPGLESVREALSRAAADDLPSVDDATASRVTEEGISFGAPLSRFGKLWGIGLNYADHAADLDEVRPDEPASFMKPATALVGPGGPIRLPPESESERVTAEAELGVVIGRRCRNVDESEVDGVVAGYVPVIDMTAEDVLERNPRFLTRAKSYDTFLVVGDRIVVGEVDLDSISVKTEVGEEVIAENTVDRMLFSPPELVAFHSRVMTLEPGDLISTGTPGAGVIRPGDRVRAEVEGIGSVEATAER; encoded by the coding sequence ATGACGTTTCTCGCCCGGAGTGCCGAGGGACGCCCGCTGCTCGGCGATACCGAGGGGTTCGTTCCGCTCTCGGCGGCCGACCCCGGTCTCGAGAGCGTCCGCGAGGCGCTTTCACGGGCGGCGGCCGACGACCTCCCGTCGGTGGACGACGCGACCGCATCGAGAGTCACCGAGGAGGGCATCTCCTTCGGTGCGCCGCTTTCCCGGTTCGGGAAGCTCTGGGGGATCGGGCTCAACTACGCGGATCACGCGGCGGACCTCGACGAGGTTCGCCCGGACGAACCGGCGAGCTTCATGAAACCGGCGACGGCGCTCGTTGGACCCGGCGGGCCGATCCGACTCCCCCCGGAATCCGAGTCCGAGCGAGTGACCGCCGAGGCCGAACTCGGCGTCGTGATCGGCCGCCGCTGTCGGAACGTCGACGAATCGGAGGTCGACGGTGTCGTCGCAGGCTACGTCCCGGTGATCGACATGACCGCCGAGGACGTCCTCGAGCGCAACCCGCGATTCCTCACCCGGGCGAAGAGCTACGACACGTTCCTCGTCGTGGGTGATCGGATCGTCGTCGGCGAGGTCGACCTCGACTCGATCTCGGTGAAGACCGAGGTCGGTGAGGAGGTGATCGCGGAGAACACGGTCGACCGGATGCTCTTCTCGCCGCCCGAGCTCGTCGCGTTCCACTCGCGGGTGATGACGCTCGAACCGGGCGACCTGATCAGCACGGGCACGCCCGGTGCGGGCGTGATCCGCCCGGGCGACCGCGTTCGCGCCGAGGTCGAGGGGATCGGGAGCGTCGAAGCGACCGCCGAGCGGTGA
- a CDS encoding cupin domain-containing protein, producing the protein MKEVSFDEAETYEPDEGWRRVSMAGSDAFAFEWFEKPPGHSSPMHDHENEQVCLCLEGELTVVTEDDEVTLGQYDSVWLESWEGHRVENTGTERAVGLDVFAPGRSFDFWTDRE; encoded by the coding sequence ATGAAGGAAGTGAGCTTCGACGAGGCGGAGACGTACGAGCCGGACGAGGGCTGGCGGCGGGTCTCGATGGCCGGAAGCGACGCGTTCGCCTTCGAGTGGTTCGAGAAACCGCCGGGACACAGCTCCCCGATGCACGACCACGAGAACGAACAGGTCTGTCTCTGCCTGGAGGGCGAGCTCACCGTCGTCACCGAGGACGACGAGGTAACCCTCGGGCAGTACGACTCGGTCTGGCTGGAGTCCTGGGAGGGCCACCGCGTCGAGAACACGGGTACCGAACGCGCGGTCGGGCTGGACGTCTTCGCGCCCGGCCGATCGTTCGACTTCTGGACCGACCGGGAATGA
- a CDS encoding SDR family oxidoreductase, protein MDLQIAGNAALVTASSSGLGKASATALAREGANVVVNGRDEERLAEAVEEIESVATGEVVAQPGDLTEPADIEAMVETTVSEFGGLDHLVTSAGGPPSGQFLDIAEEEWYHAYDLLVMSVVRLVHEAEEHLRAGDGGTIVTITSRSVKEAIDSLVLSNAVRMSVIGLEKTLSTELAPEVRANAVLPGPHETSRIQELVEQAVERGDYDTYEEGLAGWGEGIPVERIGDPMELGDTVAFLSSPNSGFINGVAVPIDGGSGASNL, encoded by the coding sequence ATGGACCTACAGATAGCGGGGAACGCGGCGCTCGTGACCGCCTCGTCGAGCGGGCTCGGAAAGGCGTCGGCGACCGCGCTCGCGAGAGAGGGCGCGAACGTCGTCGTGAACGGCCGGGACGAGGAGCGTCTCGCGGAGGCGGTCGAGGAGATCGAATCGGTCGCGACCGGCGAGGTCGTCGCCCAGCCGGGCGACCTGACCGAGCCGGCGGACATCGAAGCGATGGTCGAAACGACCGTCTCCGAGTTCGGTGGCCTCGACCACCTCGTCACCAGCGCGGGCGGCCCCCCGAGCGGCCAGTTCCTCGATATAGCGGAAGAAGAGTGGTACCACGCCTACGACCTGCTCGTGATGAGCGTCGTCCGACTGGTCCACGAGGCCGAAGAACACCTCAGGGCGGGCGACGGCGGCACGATCGTGACGATCACCTCCCGGAGCGTGAAGGAGGCGATCGACAGCCTCGTCCTCTCGAACGCGGTGCGGATGAGCGTAATAGGGTTAGAGAAGACGCTCTCGACCGAACTTGCGCCCGAGGTGCGCGCGAACGCGGTGCTGCCGGGACCGCACGAGACGTCGAGGATTCAGGAACTCGTCGAGCAGGCGGTCGAGCGTGGCGACTACGACACCTACGAGGAGGGGCTTGCGGGCTGGGGCGAGGGGATCCCGGTGGAGCGGATCGGCGACCCGATGGAGCTCGGCGACACCGTCGCCTTCCTCTCCTCGCCCAACTCCGGATTCATCAACGGCGTGGCGGTCCCGATCGACGGCGGCAGCGGGGCGTCGAACCTATGA
- a CDS encoding DUF7522 family protein: protein MTSLLDDESAEMIATTCRTTVGDSCRSVTYFTRDDYDQLYLREDLEQDADLTSFIGNEWRGFQITQDAYRGSELGAYEYTIRSFERGYLVRVTTDREGVFVTTDGISMQDFEALAAALKSVLR from the coding sequence ATGACCAGCCTGCTCGACGACGAGAGCGCGGAGATGATCGCGACGACCTGTCGGACCACCGTCGGCGACAGTTGCCGGTCGGTCACCTACTTCACCCGTGACGACTACGACCAGCTCTACCTCAGAGAGGACCTCGAACAGGACGCCGACCTCACGAGCTTCATCGGCAACGAGTGGCGCGGCTTCCAGATCACCCAGGACGCGTATCGGGGATCGGAACTCGGCGCCTACGAGTACACGATTCGGAGCTTCGAGCGGGGGTATCTGGTGCGTGTGACGACCGACCGGGAGGGGGTGTTCGTCACCACCGACGGGATCAGCATGCAGGACTTCGAGGCGCTGGCGGCTGCACTGAAGTCGGTGCTCCGCTGA
- a CDS encoding Gfo/Idh/MocA family protein, producing MNEERVRVGVVGLGFMGSTHARNAEEFGHEVVAGVDVAEDARGEFAEMFDAATYGSATEMYGSEGLDAVTVSTPNAFHEEAVVPALEMGLDVFCEKPLAHTLESAERIAGAAREAEGFCAVNFHNRLSGAAAMLKEYQAEGRFGDVTHVEANYVRRRGIPGLGTWFTSRELAGGGALVDIGVHAIDFALYSLDYPEVESVFGVTRAEFGTREGYVDPDGWGDGTGGFEVEDSVTALVRCAGGQTISLEVSWAATREETDEFFVRGTDAGARLALGGDELTIYDTGSQGVDHYRECTHEGSLEPDGWRGSDKLFLDAVAEGTAPESNTVEEALTVQRVMEAIYRSSETGDAVGL from the coding sequence ATGAACGAAGAGCGAGTGCGAGTCGGCGTCGTCGGTCTGGGATTCATGGGGTCAACACACGCGCGCAACGCCGAGGAGTTCGGCCACGAGGTCGTCGCCGGCGTCGACGTCGCGGAGGACGCGAGGGGGGAGTTCGCGGAGATGTTCGACGCGGCGACCTACGGGAGCGCGACGGAGATGTACGGGAGCGAGGGGCTGGACGCGGTGACGGTCTCGACGCCGAACGCGTTCCACGAGGAGGCCGTGGTCCCGGCGCTGGAGATGGGCCTCGACGTGTTCTGTGAGAAACCGCTCGCGCACACGCTCGAGAGCGCCGAGCGGATCGCCGGGGCCGCTCGCGAGGCCGAGGGGTTCTGTGCGGTGAACTTCCACAACCGGCTCTCCGGAGCGGCGGCGATGCTGAAGGAGTACCAGGCCGAGGGCCGTTTCGGCGATGTGACGCACGTCGAGGCGAACTACGTCCGCCGTCGGGGGATTCCGGGACTGGGGACCTGGTTCACGAGCCGCGAACTCGCCGGCGGCGGCGCGCTCGTCGACATCGGCGTCCACGCGATCGATTTCGCGCTTTACTCGCTCGACTACCCCGAGGTCGAGTCCGTCTTCGGTGTCACCCGCGCCGAGTTCGGCACGCGCGAGGGCTACGTCGACCCGGACGGCTGGGGCGACGGCACCGGCGGGTTCGAGGTCGAGGACTCGGTGACGGCGCTCGTTCGCTGTGCGGGCGGTCAGACGATCTCGCTGGAGGTGTCGTGGGCGGCGACACGGGAGGAGACGGACGAGTTCTTCGTGAGGGGGACCGACGCCGGCGCGCGACTCGCCCTCGGTGGCGACGAACTGACGATTTACGACACGGGCTCGCAGGGCGTCGACCACTACCGCGAGTGTACCCACGAGGGGAGTCTCGAGCCCGACGGCTGGCGTGGCTCGGACAAGCTGTTTCTGGATGCGGTCGCGGAGGGAACGGCTCCGGAGTCGAACACGGTCGAGGAGGCGCTGACCGTTCAGCGGGTGATGGAGGCCATCTACCGCTCGTCCGAGACCGGCGACGCGGTGGGGCTGTAG
- the sufB gene encoding Fe-S cluster assembly protein SufB, which yields MSSEELTKNQERFDHKNEERSAFRSEKGLTEEVVRLISEDKEEPEWMLERRLRALKHYQRMPMPTDWPGQPDLSELDVSEIVPYIRPDVETRGGVDSWEEVPDEIKDTFEKLGIPEAERKSLSGVGAQYESEIVYQNMKEQWEDKGVVFMNMDQAVQDHPEIVKEYFMTTCVPPSDNKFAALHGAVWSGGSFVYVPEGVTVEMPVQAYFRMNSEGMGQFEHTLIVAEEGSEVHYIEGCSAPKYNVINLHSGGVEVFVGEDAHVQYSTVQNWSKNTFNLNTKRAIVDRGGRMEWVSGSMGSKATMLYPCSILKGRGASANHISIAFAGEGQDIDTGAKVYHNAPRTNSTIESKSISKDGGRTNYRGLVHIADGAHDSSTAVECDALMFDNESISDTMPYMEINESTVDVAHEATVGKIGDEDIFYLQTRGLDDDDAKQMIVSGFIEPITEELPIEYAVELNRLIELEMEGSLG from the coding sequence GAGGTCGTCCGGCTGATCAGCGAAGACAAGGAGGAACCGGAGTGGATGCTCGAGCGGCGTCTGCGCGCGTTGAAACACTACCAGCGGATGCCGATGCCGACCGACTGGCCCGGCCAGCCCGACCTCTCGGAGCTGGACGTCTCGGAGATCGTCCCGTACATCCGCCCCGACGTCGAAACCCGTGGCGGCGTCGACTCCTGGGAGGAGGTCCCCGACGAGATCAAAGACACGTTCGAGAAACTCGGCATCCCCGAGGCAGAGCGCAAATCCCTCTCCGGGGTAGGCGCGCAGTACGAGTCCGAGATCGTCTACCAGAACATGAAAGAGCAGTGGGAGGACAAGGGCGTGGTCTTCATGAACATGGATCAAGCGGTGCAAGACCACCCCGAGATCGTCAAGGAGTACTTCATGACGACGTGCGTCCCACCGAGCGACAACAAGTTCGCCGCGCTGCACGGCGCCGTGTGGAGTGGTGGCTCGTTCGTCTACGTGCCCGAGGGGGTGACGGTGGAGATGCCCGTTCAGGCGTACTTCCGGATGAACTCCGAAGGGATGGGCCAGTTCGAACACACGTTGATAGTGGCTGAAGAGGGCTCGGAAGTCCACTACATCGAGGGGTGTTCGGCGCCGAAGTACAACGTGATCAACCTGCACTCGGGCGGTGTCGAGGTCTTTGTGGGTGAGGACGCCCACGTGCAGTACTCGACGGTGCAGAACTGGTCGAAGAACACGTTCAACCTGAACACGAAGCGAGCGATCGTCGACCGCGGCGGGCGGATGGAGTGGGTCTCTGGAAGCATGGGCTCGAAAGCGACGATGCTCTACCCGTGTTCGATTCTCAAGGGTCGCGGAGCGTCGGCGAACCACATCTCGATCGCGTTCGCGGGCGAGGGTCAGGACATCGACACGGGGGCGAAAGTCTACCACAACGCTCCTCGTACTAATTCGACGATCGAGTCGAAGAGCATCTCGAAGGACGGCGGTCGGACGAACTACAGAGGGTTGGTCCACATCGCCGACGGCGCGCACGACTCGTCGACGGCGGTGGAGTGTGACGCGCTGATGTTCGACAACGAGTCGATCTCGGACACGATGCCGTACATGGAGATCAACGAGTCGACGGTCGACGTCGCGCACGAGGCGACGGTGGGGAAGATCGGCGACGAGGACATCTTCTACTTACAAACGAGAGGACTCGACGACGACGACGCGAAACAGATGATCGTCTCGGGGTTCATCGAGCCGATCACCGAAGAGCTACCGATCGAGTACGCCGTCGAGCTGAACAGGCTGATCGAACTCGAGATGGAGGGCAGCCTCGGGTAG